One genomic region from Macellibacteroides fermentans encodes:
- a CDS encoding YaaA family protein yields the protein MLILLSPAKTMTGSSPVAAPDKTVPAFEKEAAELALYLSQSSVEDLSRMLKVNTTLAAGNYRRFKEFHSADVPSLQAVLAYTGIVFKYLNPAGFTEADFRYAQSHLRFTSFLYGLLRPLDGIKCYRLEGDVRLPELNGLTMFEYWRSRLTDKLIEDCRSAGGILVNLASAEMKLLFDWKRLTASVQVVTPEFRIPKNGKLTTVVIYTKMARGEMSRMILKERLGRVEDLKKFCWEGFMFRPDLSDSNVMMFVQEGV from the coding sequence ATGTTGATATTGCTTTCTCCGGCCAAAACAATGACAGGTTCTTCGCCTGTCGCAGCGCCGGATAAAACAGTGCCCGCCTTCGAAAAGGAGGCTGCGGAGCTGGCTTTGTATTTATCCCAATCGTCCGTAGAGGATTTATCCCGTATGCTGAAAGTGAACACTACCCTGGCTGCCGGGAATTACCGGCGCTTCAAGGAGTTTCACTCCGCCGATGTTCCTTCGCTGCAGGCGGTGCTTGCCTATACGGGGATTGTTTTCAAGTATTTAAACCCGGCAGGTTTTACGGAAGCCGACTTCCGTTATGCGCAGTCGCATTTGCGGTTCACCTCTTTCCTGTATGGCTTGCTGCGTCCGCTGGATGGTATTAAATGCTACCGTCTGGAAGGCGATGTGCGGTTGCCCGAATTGAATGGGTTGACTATGTTCGAGTATTGGAGGAGCAGGCTGACCGACAAGCTTATCGAAGATTGCCGCAGTGCCGGCGGAATATTGGTGAACCTGGCCAGTGCAGAGATGAAGTTGTTGTTCGACTGGAAACGGCTTACTGCCTCGGTGCAGGTGGTTACTCCCGAATTCAGGATCCCGAAGAACGGAAAGCTGACTACCGTGGTGATCTACACTAAAATGGCAAGGGGGGAAATGTCGCGGATGATTTTGAAGGAACGCCTCGGCAGGGTAGAGGATTTAAAGAAGTTCTGCTGGGAGGGATTTATGTTCCGTCCCGATTTGTCGGATTCCAATGTGATGATGTTTGTGCAGGAGGGTGTTTGA
- a CDS encoding dipeptidase has product MSVKQYIETNKERFLGELFSLIRIPSISAKSEHKPDMIACAQKWTELLLAAGADKAVVMPTQGNPVVYGEKLISPDAPTVLVYAHYDVMPAEPLDLWKSDPFEPEIRDGRIWARGADDDKGQSMIQVKGFEIALREGLLGCNVKFIFEGEEEIGSPSLESFCEANKELLKADVILVSDTSMVGKETPSLTTGLRGLAYWEIEVTGPNRDLHSGHFGGAVANPINMLCKLMADITDADGRITIPHFYDDVEDVSAVEREMIAQIPFDEAAYKKAIGVEELFGEKGWATLERNSCRPSFDICGIWGGYTGEGSKTVLPSKAYAKVSCRLVPHQDHHKISEMFEKYIASVAPACVKVKVTPMHGGQGYVCPIDLPAYKAAEEACTIAFGKKPLAVRRGGSIPIISTFEQVLGVKTVLMGFGLEQNAIHSPNESCELELFYKGIEAVAEFYRIYK; this is encoded by the coding sequence ATGTCAGTAAAACAGTATATTGAAACAAATAAAGAGCGCTTCCTCGGGGAGTTGTTCAGTCTGATACGAATCCCGTCCATTAGTGCAAAAAGCGAACATAAGCCGGATATGATTGCCTGTGCCCAAAAGTGGACAGAGCTTTTGCTGGCTGCCGGAGCCGATAAGGCCGTGGTGATGCCTACCCAGGGTAATCCGGTTGTATATGGCGAGAAGCTGATTTCGCCCGATGCTCCCACGGTGCTGGTGTATGCGCATTACGACGTGATGCCTGCCGAGCCGCTCGACCTGTGGAAGAGCGATCCTTTCGAACCCGAAATCCGCGACGGCCGTATCTGGGCACGTGGAGCCGACGACGATAAGGGGCAGAGTATGATTCAGGTGAAAGGTTTCGAGATTGCTTTACGCGAAGGACTGCTGGGATGTAATGTGAAATTTATATTTGAAGGCGAAGAAGAGATCGGATCGCCCAGTCTGGAGTCGTTCTGCGAAGCAAACAAGGAGCTGCTCAAGGCGGATGTGATTCTTGTATCGGATACCAGCATGGTGGGTAAAGAGACGCCGTCGCTTACAACAGGGCTGCGTGGACTGGCATACTGGGAGATTGAAGTAACGGGTCCGAACCGCGATTTGCATTCCGGGCACTTTGGCGGGGCTGTTGCCAATCCCATCAATATGCTGTGTAAGCTGATGGCCGATATCACTGATGCCGACGGACGCATTACCATCCCTCATTTCTACGACGATGTGGAGGATGTTTCTGCAGTAGAGCGCGAGATGATCGCCCAGATTCCTTTCGATGAGGCTGCTTACAAGAAAGCCATCGGGGTGGAGGAGCTGTTCGGCGAGAAGGGTTGGGCAACCCTTGAACGTAACAGTTGCCGGCCTTCGTTCGATATCTGTGGTATCTGGGGTGGCTATACCGGCGAGGGCTCCAAAACGGTTTTACCTTCCAAAGCCTATGCCAAGGTGTCGTGCCGCCTGGTTCCGCACCAGGATCATCATAAGATTTCCGAAATGTTTGAAAAATATATCGCCAGTGTGGCTCCTGCCTGTGTAAAGGTGAAGGTTACTCCTATGCACGGAGGCCAGGGATATGTGTGCCCCATCGATCTGCCGGCTTACAAGGCTGCAGAAGAGGCTTGTACGATTGCCTTCGGTAAAAAGCCGTTGGCTGTACGCCGCGGAGGAAGTATTCCGATTATCTCTACATTCGAACAGGTGTTGGGAGTAAAGACTGTCCTGATGGGCTTCGGCCTTGAGCAGAATGCCATCCATTCACCCAATGAGAGCTGCGAGCTAGAGCTTTTCTACAAGGGTATTGAGGCTGTGGCTGAGTTTTACCGTATTTATAAATAA
- a CDS encoding DEAD/DEAH box helicase, whose amino-acid sequence MQNNPIIKQALNGTGITELNEMQQAVLKAGTSRDMILLSPTGSGKTLAFLLPLLSTFTNEEKKIQALIIAPSRELALQIESVFRSLGSGYKVNCCYGGHPMRTEKKSLEHPPTLLIGTPGRLVDHIERGNVDLETVRTLILDEFDKSLELGFTEEMKVILSHLPRVKRRVLTSATSAIEIPAFTGITEPVRLSFLEDKKKEEGQLSIRLVRSPIKDKLDTLYRLLGELNGESALVFCNLREAVERVKDYLGSQGVEAGMFHGGMEQLDRERELSFFRNGSTTVFVSTDLAARGLDIQEVKHVIHYHLPVNEEAYVHRNGRTARMHATGNAWLILNDVETVPEYIVQEPEEYYLPSKVKEPVRPEWVTLTMNRGKRDKLSKKDIVGFLFQKGGLEKDQLGIIEVKEGSSFAAVKREAFAAMLERIRNEKIKNMKAIFK is encoded by the coding sequence ATGCAAAATAATCCGATTATAAAACAGGCGCTTAACGGCACCGGAATTACAGAACTGAACGAGATGCAGCAGGCTGTGCTTAAAGCAGGCACATCCAGGGATATGATATTGCTGAGTCCCACGGGTTCGGGTAAGACCCTGGCTTTTTTGCTGCCATTGCTTTCTACCTTCACCAACGAAGAAAAGAAGATCCAGGCGCTTATCATCGCTCCCTCACGCGAACTGGCCCTGCAGATTGAGAGTGTGTTCCGTTCGTTGGGTTCGGGCTATAAAGTGAACTGCTGCTATGGCGGTCACCCGATGCGGACCGAGAAGAAGAGTCTGGAGCATCCTCCCACGTTGCTGATCGGAACACCGGGACGTCTGGTGGATCATATCGAACGGGGTAACGTAGACCTGGAGACGGTGCGTACCCTGATTCTGGATGAGTTTGATAAATCCCTCGAACTTGGATTCACCGAAGAGATGAAGGTGATTCTCTCGCATCTCCCCAGGGTGAAGAGACGGGTACTTACTTCCGCCACTTCCGCTATTGAGATTCCTGCATTTACGGGTATTACAGAGCCGGTGAGACTCTCATTTCTGGAGGATAAGAAGAAGGAGGAGGGGCAGCTTTCCATTCGTCTGGTACGTTCGCCTATCAAAGATAAACTGGATACCCTGTACCGCCTGCTGGGCGAACTGAACGGCGAATCTGCGCTGGTGTTCTGTAACTTACGCGAAGCGGTGGAACGCGTGAAAGATTACCTGGGAAGTCAGGGTGTTGAAGCCGGTATGTTTCATGGTGGCATGGAGCAGCTGGACCGCGAGCGTGAACTTTCCTTTTTCCGCAACGGAAGTACCACGGTGTTTGTGTCTACCGATCTGGCGGCCCGTGGACTGGATATTCAGGAGGTGAAGCATGTAATCCACTATCACTTGCCGGTAAATGAAGAGGCCTATGTGCATCGCAACGGCCGAACGGCCCGTATGCATGCAACAGGCAATGCCTGGCTGATATTGAACGATGTGGAAACGGTACCCGAGTATATTGTACAGGAGCCCGAAGAGTATTACCTTCCTTCTAAGGTGAAGGAGCCGGTACGTCCGGAATGGGTTACTTTAACCATGAACCGGGGAAAGCGCGACAAGCTTAGCAAAAAAGATATCGTAGGTTTCCTGTTTCAGAAAGGTGGCCTTGAAAAGGACCAGCTGGGAATTATTGAGGTGAAGGAAGGAAGTTCGTTTGCTGCTGTAAAGCGAGAAGCTTTCGCTGCGATGCTGGAACGGATCCGGAATGAAAAAATAAAGAATATGAAGGCAATCTTTAAATGA
- a CDS encoding amidohydrolase, whose product MSILIKGALLRGEVTDILIEGKYIREVGPSLTVTADSCLDGTGKAVIPGFVNTHTHAAMTLFRGFADDMPLMPWLEEKIWPNEAKLTIEDVYWGSRLACLEMIKTGTTTFLDMYHKHQSTALAVEEMGLRATLCAVAFDHFQPEKAEKAKAYIRKSFDESMGYSKRIRYALGPHAIYTVSGELLQWLDEFANENQLPLHLHLSETATEVENSIRQFGLSPVRYLYKLGILSPRLILAHAIWLDSDEIRMLADHGVKVVHNPLSNMKLASGMEFKYNEMRDAGVVVGLGTDGCASSNNLDMVEAMKFASLLGKSWRKDPEAMPAGEMVRMATANGAQILGLNAGEIKPGTLADLSLINLKSPAFTPNFNLESNLVYAANGSCIDTVICDGKILMQNARVAGEEEILEKAAAVAYDLMKR is encoded by the coding sequence ATGAGCATATTGATAAAAGGGGCTTTGCTCCGGGGAGAGGTTACTGATATCCTGATTGAAGGAAAGTATATCAGGGAGGTGGGCCCATCGCTTACCGTTACTGCGGATAGCTGTCTGGATGGCACTGGTAAAGCTGTGATTCCCGGGTTTGTGAATACCCATACCCATGCAGCGATGACGCTCTTTCGTGGTTTTGCGGATGATATGCCGCTGATGCCCTGGCTGGAAGAAAAAATCTGGCCCAACGAAGCTAAGCTTACAATCGAGGATGTGTATTGGGGATCCCGGTTGGCTTGTCTGGAGATGATAAAAACCGGCACCACCACATTTTTGGATATGTATCATAAACATCAGTCCACTGCTCTGGCTGTGGAGGAGATGGGACTGCGCGCCACCTTGTGTGCGGTTGCTTTCGACCATTTTCAGCCCGAAAAAGCAGAAAAGGCCAAAGCATACATCCGGAAGAGCTTCGACGAGAGTATGGGATACAGCAAGCGGATCCGTTATGCTTTGGGGCCGCATGCCATATATACGGTGTCTGGCGAACTGCTGCAATGGCTGGATGAATTTGCCAATGAGAATCAGTTGCCCCTGCATTTGCATTTGTCGGAGACTGCAACCGAGGTGGAAAATTCGATCCGGCAGTTCGGCTTGTCGCCCGTCCGCTATCTGTATAAGTTAGGCATTCTGTCGCCGCGCCTCATACTGGCCCACGCTATCTGGCTGGATAGTGATGAAATCCGTATGTTGGCCGACCATGGGGTAAAGGTGGTTCATAATCCGCTGTCAAACATGAAACTTGCTTCGGGTATGGAGTTTAAATACAACGAGATGAGGGATGCCGGGGTAGTGGTAGGATTGGGAACCGATGGTTGTGCTTCGTCCAATAACCTGGATATGGTAGAGGCCATGAAGTTTGCCTCTCTGCTTGGTAAAAGCTGGCGGAAAGATCCGGAGGCGATGCCTGCGGGCGAAATGGTACGGATGGCTACGGCCAACGGTGCGCAGATTTTAGGATTGAACGCCGGCGAGATTAAACCGGGAACCCTGGCCGACCTGAGCCTGATTAATTTAAAGTCGCCCGCTTTCACTCCCAACTTCAACTTGGAATCGAACCTGGTATATGCTGCCAACGGAAGCTGTATAGATACGGTTATCTGCGATGGGAAAATCCTGATGCAGAATGCCCGTGTTGCCGGTGAAGAAGAGATTCTGGAAAAGGCAGCAGCCGTGGCATACGACCTGATGAAGAGATAG
- a CDS encoding purine nucleoside phosphorylase I, inosine and guanosine-specific has product MEEQMKLYNEAAEYIASCIGETPRIAIILGSGLGALAEQLTDAVVVPYKEIPHFARSTADGHKGNLICGNLGDVRVLAMQGRFHYYEGYTMQQVTFPIRVMKLLGVEILLVSNAAGGINTTFKIGNLMIITDHINMLPNPLIGPNNEAFGTRFPDMTRTYDRELIARMEEIAREKNIPLKRGVYVGLTGPSYETPAEYAFYGKVGGDAIGMSTVPEVIIARHCGIRVFGMSVITNEGYHFADDFVNSGEDVIKAANEASAIMTTLFKALVARI; this is encoded by the coding sequence ATGGAAGAACAGATGAAATTATACAACGAAGCAGCCGAATACATTGCTTCATGCATTGGGGAGACTCCCCGGATTGCTATCATATTGGGTAGCGGATTAGGTGCCCTGGCCGAACAGCTTACCGATGCGGTTGTTGTGCCCTATAAAGAAATTCCACACTTTGCCCGCTCTACAGCCGACGGGCACAAAGGTAATCTGATTTGCGGAAACCTGGGGGATGTAAGGGTGCTTGCCATGCAGGGCCGCTTTCACTATTACGAAGGTTATACCATGCAACAGGTTACCTTCCCCATCCGGGTGATGAAATTGCTGGGAGTGGAGATTCTATTGGTTTCCAATGCGGCGGGAGGTATCAATACAACGTTTAAGATAGGAAATCTGATGATCATTACCGATCATATCAATATGTTGCCCAATCCGCTGATCGGACCAAACAACGAGGCCTTCGGTACCCGTTTCCCGGATATGACACGTACGTACGACCGCGAGCTGATTGCCCGTATGGAAGAGATAGCCCGCGAAAAGAACATTCCCTTAAAGCGGGGTGTGTATGTGGGACTGACCGGCCCATCTTACGAAACTCCGGCCGAATATGCTTTTTACGGAAAAGTCGGGGGTGATGCCATAGGTATGAGTACGGTGCCCGAAGTTATTATCGCTCGGCACTGTGGTATCAGGGTGTTTGGGATGTCTGTAATTACTAACGAAGGCTATCACTTTGCCGACGATTTTGTGAACAGCGGCGAAGACGTTATCAAGGCAGCCAATGAGGCCTCTGCGATAATGACAACCCTTTTCAAGGCCCTGGTCGCCCGGATATAA
- a CDS encoding SGNH/GDSL hydrolase family protein: MKDTRRDFLKKGMAAGVGALFIPELAKAAVANQTAVKAAPLKLKKDAVILFQGDSITDAGRDKANNRCNTLEQLGYGYSLFTATSILEKHAASQPKIYNKGISGNKVFQLRERWEMDCLALQPDVLSILIGVNDYWHTLSGGYKGTVEIYENDLRDLLKYTKEKLPNVRFVICEPFALKGGSAIENERWFPMFDAYRVVAAKLAKEFDAIFVPFQSGFDAAMKVAPARYWAGDGVHPDLPGRQLMANMWLEATGLK; the protein is encoded by the coding sequence ATGAAAGATACGAGAAGAGATTTTCTTAAAAAAGGAATGGCTGCCGGTGTGGGTGCTTTGTTTATCCCAGAATTGGCTAAAGCTGCGGTGGCCAACCAAACCGCTGTGAAGGCAGCACCCCTTAAACTAAAAAAAGATGCTGTAATCTTGTTTCAGGGAGATTCTATAACCGATGCAGGCCGCGATAAGGCAAACAACCGTTGCAATACGTTGGAGCAACTTGGTTATGGATATTCCCTTTTTACGGCGACAAGCATCCTGGAAAAACATGCGGCAAGTCAGCCTAAGATTTATAACAAAGGTATCAGCGGCAACAAAGTATTTCAGTTACGCGAACGATGGGAGATGGATTGCCTTGCGCTGCAACCCGACGTACTGAGTATATTGATTGGGGTGAACGATTACTGGCATACGTTGAGCGGAGGTTATAAGGGAACTGTAGAGATCTACGAAAACGACCTGCGCGATCTGCTGAAATATACAAAAGAAAAATTACCCAACGTACGCTTCGTTATTTGCGAACCTTTTGCCTTAAAAGGCGGATCGGCCATCGAAAACGAACGTTGGTTCCCCATGTTCGATGCCTACAGGGTGGTAGCGGCAAAGCTGGCCAAAGAATTTGACGCCATATTTGTTCCCTTCCAGTCGGGATTTGATGCCGCCATGAAGGTAGCCCCTGCACGGTATTGGGCAGGCGACGGCGTACACCCCGATCTGCCCGGCCGTCAGCTGATGGCTAACATGTGGCTTGAAGCAACGGGATTAAAATAA
- the rpmB gene encoding 50S ribosomal protein L28, which yields MSKICQITGKKAMVGNNVSHSKRRTKRKFDVNLFTKKFYWVEQDCWVSLNISAAGLRTINKIGLDEAIKKAAEKGYLNA from the coding sequence ATGTCTAAGATTTGTCAAATTACCGGAAAAAAAGCAATGGTTGGCAACAACGTTTCGCACTCTAAAAGGAGAACGAAGCGTAAGTTTGATGTTAACCTGTTCACAAAAAAGTTCTACTGGGTAGAGCAAGATTGTTGGGTTAGCCTGAATATTTCAGCCGCAGGCTTGCGTACTATCAATAAGATAGGATTGGATGAAGCAATTAAAAAAGCTGCTGAAAAAGGTTATTTAAACGCTTAA
- the rpmG gene encoding 50S ribosomal protein L33 produces MAKKAKGNRIQVILECTEHKESGMPGTSRYITTKNRKNTTARIELKKYNPILKKMTVHKEIK; encoded by the coding sequence ATGGCAAAGAAAGCAAAAGGAAATAGAATTCAGGTTATTCTTGAGTGTACTGAACACAAAGAAAGCGGTATGCCCGGTACTTCCAGATATATCACTACGAAGAACAGAAAGAATACAACAGCAAGAATTGAGTTGAAAAAATACAACCCAATCTTGAAGAAGATGACAGTTCATAAAGAAATTAAGTAA
- a CDS encoding DUF4295 domain-containing protein, with protein MAKKVVAAFKKGDGRTYSKVIKMVKSPKTGAYTFQEEMVPNEAVKDYFAK; from the coding sequence ATGGCAAAAAAAGTAGTAGCAGCGTTTAAAAAAGGCGACGGTCGTACTTACTCTAAAGTAATCAAGATGGTAAAGTCTCCGAAAACAGGTGCATATACCTTCCAGGAAGAAATGGTTCCTAACGAAGCTGTAAAAGATTATTTCGCGAAATAA
- the dnaN gene encoding DNA polymerase III subunit beta, giving the protein MRFDVSSTALLSRLQSISKVIASKNSLPILDSFLFNLEGNKLTMTASDSETRLVTSVDVMNAQGSGVFAVSAKILLEPLKELPEQPLTFDINDDNLEIFIHFQNGKYNFIGQKGDTYPQQKPLGQNVVSILVDAQTLLNGISRSIFATADDELRPVMNGIYFDIHPDNLTFVASDGHKLVRLRNLSVKSSEKASFILPKKPANLLKAVLAKESEMVTIKFDDNNAYINCTNFEMVCRLIEGRFPNYNSVIPQNNPHKVIIDRLSFLNALKRVSVFSNPASSLVKLQLKENQLKVSAQDIDFSTAAEELIACQFAGVELSIGFKATYLIEILNNINSTEVVVELADPSRAGLIIPAENEENEDLLMLLMPMMLND; this is encoded by the coding sequence ATGAGATTCGATGTATCAAGTACTGCGCTACTTTCCCGCCTGCAGTCTATAAGCAAAGTAATTGCGTCTAAAAATTCTTTGCCAATACTGGACAGCTTCCTTTTCAACCTGGAAGGAAATAAATTAACAATGACAGCATCCGACTCCGAAACACGGTTGGTCACCTCTGTCGATGTAATGAATGCGCAGGGTAGCGGAGTATTTGCAGTCTCTGCAAAGATTCTGTTGGAGCCTTTGAAAGAGCTTCCCGAACAACCGCTTACGTTTGATATCAACGACGACAATCTGGAGATTTTCATTCATTTCCAAAATGGTAAATACAACTTTATCGGACAGAAAGGGGATACCTATCCGCAACAAAAGCCATTGGGACAGAACGTTGTTTCCATCCTTGTAGATGCACAGACATTGTTGAATGGTATCAGCCGTTCCATTTTTGCCACGGCGGACGATGAATTGCGTCCGGTTATGAATGGTATTTATTTCGATATCCATCCGGATAATCTTACTTTTGTTGCGTCCGACGGACATAAGTTGGTTCGTTTGCGTAATCTGTCTGTAAAATCGTCGGAAAAGGCATCTTTTATTCTTCCAAAGAAGCCGGCTAACCTGCTGAAAGCCGTGCTGGCAAAGGAAAGCGAAATGGTTACTATTAAGTTTGACGACAACAATGCTTACATCAACTGTACTAATTTTGAGATGGTTTGCCGTTTGATTGAAGGACGCTTCCCCAATTATAACAGTGTAATTCCTCAGAACAATCCTCATAAAGTAATTATCGACCGTTTGTCGTTCCTGAATGCTCTTAAACGTGTTTCGGTTTTCTCTAATCCGGCAAGTAGTCTGGTTAAACTTCAACTAAAGGAAAATCAGCTGAAAGTTTCGGCTCAGGATATCGATTTCTCTACTGCGGCAGAGGAACTTATCGCTTGTCAGTTTGCGGGTGTGGAGTTAAGCATCGGGTTTAAGGCTACTTACCTTATCGAAATATTGAACAATATCAATTCGACCGAAGTTGTGGTTGAATTGGCCGATCCTTCCAGAGCGGGACTTATCATCCCGGCCGAGAACGAGGAGAATGAGGATCTGTTGATGTTGCTCATGCCAATGATGTTAAATGACTAA
- a CDS encoding 3'-5' exonuclease, with product MQLNLKNPLVFFDLETTGINIVKDRIVEISYVKVFPNGKEEVKTRRINPEMPIPAESTAIHGITDEDVKDCPTFKEIAKSLAAQIEGCDLAGFNSNRFDIPLLVEEFLRAGVDLDLNKRKFVDVQTIFHKMEQRTLAAAYKFYCDKSLENAHSAEADTYATYEVLKAQLDRYPELENDIKYLSEFSSFNTNVDFAGRMVYNDKGEEVFNFGKYKGQRVEDVLKNDQGYYGWMMQGDFPLNTKNVLTQIKLRSFNSK from the coding sequence ATGCAATTAAACTTAAAGAATCCGCTGGTTTTTTTCGATTTGGAAACTACAGGGATAAATATTGTAAAAGATCGTATTGTAGAGATTTCGTATGTGAAGGTTTTCCCCAATGGTAAGGAGGAGGTAAAAACGAGAAGAATTAATCCGGAGATGCCTATTCCTGCAGAATCTACTGCCATACATGGGATTACAGACGAGGATGTAAAGGATTGTCCCACGTTCAAGGAGATTGCCAAATCTTTGGCAGCACAGATTGAAGGATGCGATCTGGCAGGATTTAATTCAAACCGTTTCGATATTCCGTTGCTTGTGGAAGAGTTTCTGCGTGCAGGGGTGGATCTGGATCTTAATAAAAGAAAGTTTGTGGATGTGCAGACCATCTTCCATAAGATGGAACAGCGTACCCTGGCGGCCGCCTATAAGTTTTATTGCGATAAAAGTCTTGAAAATGCACACTCGGCCGAAGCCGATACCTATGCAACTTACGAGGTGCTTAAGGCGCAGCTTGACCGGTATCCGGAGTTGGAAAATGATATCAAATATCTTTCTGAGTTTTCCAGCTTTAATACGAATGTAGACTTTGCCGGACGCATGGTTTACAACGATAAAGGGGAAGAGGTTTTTAATTTTGGTAAATACAAAGGTCAACGTGTGGAAGATGTGCTTAAAAACGACCAGGGGTATTATGGCTGGATGATGCAGGGCGATTTTCCTTTAAATACAAAGAATGTGCTTACCCAGATTAAATTGAGAAGCTTCAATTCCAAATAA
- the coaBC gene encoding bifunctional phosphopantothenoylcysteine decarboxylase/phosphopantothenate--cysteine ligase CoaBC — MLKGKKIILGITGSIAAYKAAYIIRALVKKGAEVQVVITPGGKEFITPITLSALSSNPVISEFFSNRDGSWHSHVDLGLWADAMLIAPATASSIGKMANGIADNMLITTYLSCKAPVFIAPAMDLDMFAHPSTQQNIEKLRSFGNHIIEPGEGELASHLVGKGRMEEPDAIVGVLDRYFDGLGSLTQKKIVITAGPTYEKIDPVRFIGNYSSGKMGFALAEACAAQGAQVTLIAGPVSLSTTHPGIRRIDVESAEEMYQAAVRTFPDSDAAILCAAVADYRPEVQSDEKIKREKTGDITMHLVPNPDIAAALGKMKQAGQRLVGFALETTNEVAHATEKLERKNLDFIVLNSLKDKGAGFRCDTNKVSILEANGKLTEYPVKPKNEVAGDIVEKLASLLK; from the coding sequence ATGCTAAAAGGTAAAAAAATAATATTGGGAATAACCGGGAGTATAGCTGCCTACAAGGCTGCCTATATTATCCGGGCGCTTGTTAAGAAAGGAGCCGAAGTACAGGTTGTGATAACTCCCGGAGGTAAAGAATTCATCACACCCATCACGTTGTCTGCATTAAGCAGCAATCCGGTGATTAGCGAATTCTTTTCGAACCGTGATGGTTCATGGCACAGCCATGTGGATCTTGGCTTATGGGCAGATGCCATGCTTATTGCTCCGGCAACGGCTTCCTCTATTGGCAAAATGGCGAATGGTATTGCAGACAATATGTTGATCACCACTTATTTGTCTTGCAAGGCTCCGGTGTTTATTGCTCCGGCGATGGACCTGGATATGTTTGCTCATCCCTCAACACAACAAAATATTGAGAAACTACGATCTTTTGGTAACCATATCATCGAGCCGGGCGAAGGCGAACTTGCCAGCCACCTGGTAGGCAAGGGAAGGATGGAGGAACCCGATGCAATTGTGGGTGTACTTGACCGCTATTTTGATGGTTTGGGAAGCCTTACCCAAAAAAAGATTGTAATTACAGCCGGTCCTACATATGAAAAGATAGATCCGGTACGTTTTATAGGTAATTATTCGTCTGGCAAGATGGGATTTGCATTGGCAGAAGCCTGTGCAGCCCAGGGGGCCCAGGTTACATTGATAGCCGGACCGGTTTCCCTTAGCACCACTCATCCGGGCATACGAAGAATCGATGTTGAGTCGGCCGAAGAGATGTATCAGGCTGCAGTAAGGACTTTCCCCGATTCGGATGCTGCCATATTATGTGCTGCCGTAGCCGATTATCGCCCCGAGGTTCAATCGGACGAAAAGATAAAACGGGAAAAGACCGGCGATATCACCATGCATCTTGTGCCCAATCCGGATATTGCCGCCGCTTTGGGTAAAATGAAGCAGGCAGGTCAGCGTCTTGTAGGCTTTGCCCTCGAGACGACCAACGAAGTAGCGCATGCTACGGAAAAGCTTGAAAGGAAGAACCTGGATTTTATCGTGCTGAATTCGTTAAAGGATAAAGGTGCCGGTTTCCGTTGCGATACCAACAAGGTATCTATTTTGGAAGCCAACGGCAAACTGACCGAATATCCTGTAAAGCCCAAAAATGAAGTTGCAGGGGATATCGTTGAAAAACTGGCATCGTTGTTGAAATAA